Proteins encoded within one genomic window of Pseudomonas cannabina:
- the argE gene encoding acetylornithine deacetylase, translating into MSPRALEILKRLIAFDTVSSEPNMALIDYVRELLASKGIESLVVKDETGKKANLFASTGPRDVPGVLLSGHTDVVPAAGQAWTMPPFQATLRDGRIYGRGTCDMKGFIALAIDAMLDAADMNLLRPLQLALSHDEEIGCVGVRRLLDVLHLAPVRPFLCVVGEPTLMQFAVGHKGKASYRTFCRGQEAHSSLAPRAVNAIHLASDFIAELRNSQKQIERQGVRDEGYDIPYSTVHIGRIDGGKALNIVPNLCTLEFEYRNLPGDNPDVLLEQLRERAEVLVREARQLSGVAAIDIEVMNEYPALETHPSVEAVRMLHAFAEPGTQHIKVSYGTEGGLFAGRLNVPVVVCGPGSIEQAHKPDEFIEESQMDAGERFLQSLLGSLKQ; encoded by the coding sequence ATGAGCCCCCGCGCACTGGAAATCCTCAAGCGCCTGATCGCCTTCGACACGGTGTCGTCCGAGCCGAACATGGCACTGATCGACTACGTTCGCGAGCTGTTGGCGAGCAAGGGCATCGAGTCGCTGGTCGTCAAGGACGAAACCGGCAAGAAGGCCAACCTGTTCGCCAGCACCGGCCCGCGTGACGTGCCGGGCGTGTTGCTTTCCGGCCACACCGACGTGGTGCCCGCTGCCGGTCAGGCGTGGACGATGCCACCGTTTCAGGCGACGCTGCGCGACGGACGCATCTATGGTCGTGGCACCTGCGACATGAAGGGGTTTATCGCGCTGGCGATCGACGCCATGCTCGATGCTGCGGACATGAATCTGCTGCGTCCGCTGCAACTGGCCTTGTCCCACGATGAAGAAATCGGCTGTGTCGGCGTGCGACGGCTGCTGGACGTACTGCATCTGGCGCCGGTGCGCCCGTTCCTGTGCGTGGTCGGCGAACCGACTCTGATGCAGTTTGCCGTCGGGCACAAAGGTAAGGCGTCCTACCGCACCTTCTGCCGGGGCCAGGAAGCGCATTCTTCGCTGGCGCCCCGGGCGGTCAATGCGATTCATCTGGCCAGCGATTTCATCGCCGAACTGCGCAACAGCCAGAAACAGATCGAGCGGCAGGGCGTGCGTGACGAGGGTTACGACATTCCCTACAGCACTGTGCACATCGGCCGTATTGATGGCGGCAAGGCGCTGAACATTGTGCCTAATCTGTGCACCCTGGAATTCGAGTACCGCAACCTGCCGGGAGACAATCCCGACGTGCTGCTGGAACAACTGCGCGAACGTGCCGAGGTGCTGGTACGTGAAGCGCGGCAGCTGTCCGGCGTGGCCGCCATCGACATCGAAGTGATGAATGAATACCCGGCGCTGGAGACTCATCCAAGCGTCGAGGCGGTGCGCATGCTGCACGCGTTTGCTGAACCGGGGACGCAGCACATCAAGGTCTCCTATGGCACCGAAGGCGGGCTGTTCGCCGGGCGGCTCAACGTGCCGGTGGTGGTGTGCGGGCCGGGCTCCATCGAGCAGGCGCACAAGCCGGACGAGTTCATCGAAGAAAGTCAGATGGATGCGGGCGAGCGCTTTTTGCAAAGTCTGCTGGGCTCGCTGAAGCAGTAG
- a CDS encoding NAD-dependent succinate-semialdehyde dehydrogenase: MLKNQLKDPSLLVDRAYIDGQWISADDGATLTITDPATGEMIAQVPALQGVETRRAIEAAERAWPAWRARPAAERAALLERWHQAMLDNVEDLALIMTLEQGKPLNESRGEIHYGASFVKWFAEEARRSYGETIPTPSTDRRLMTLKQPVGVCAAITPWNFPNAMITRKCAPALAAGCPIIVKPSDLTPLSALALAVLAERVGIPAGVFNVVTGMPTGIGEELTGNPVVRKISFTGSTPVGRLLMRQSAEHIKRLSLELGGNAPFIVFDDADLEQAVAGIMLSKFRNAGQTCVCANRILVQNGIYDRFAARLVEEVAKLKVGNGLEDGVTIGPLINPAAVSKVARHIDDALNQGAKLLYGERPDGESQFVQPTVLGDTHAGMLLANEETFGPVAPLMRFTDEAEALALANATPYGLGAYYFTQDLRRSWRFGEALEFGMVGLNTGIISMEIAPFGGIKQSGLGREGSSYGLDEYLEVKAFHVGGL, translated from the coding sequence ATGCTCAAGAATCAGTTGAAAGACCCCAGCCTGCTGGTGGACCGCGCCTACATCGATGGGCAATGGATCAGCGCTGACGATGGTGCAACGCTGACGATAACTGACCCGGCGACCGGCGAGATGATCGCGCAGGTTCCGGCCCTGCAAGGCGTCGAAACCCGGCGTGCCATCGAAGCCGCTGAGCGGGCCTGGCCTGCCTGGCGCGCGCGTCCTGCCGCCGAGCGTGCGGCGCTGCTGGAACGCTGGCATCAGGCGATGCTCGACAACGTCGAAGACCTTGCGCTGATCATGACCCTTGAGCAAGGCAAGCCGCTGAACGAGTCGCGTGGCGAGATTCACTACGGCGCGAGCTTCGTCAAATGGTTCGCTGAAGAGGCCCGTCGTTCCTACGGCGAAACCATCCCGACGCCCAGCACAGATCGCCGGCTGATGACGCTCAAGCAGCCAGTCGGTGTCTGCGCGGCGATCACGCCTTGGAACTTCCCCAATGCCATGATCACCCGCAAATGTGCCCCAGCGCTGGCTGCCGGTTGCCCGATCATCGTCAAACCGTCGGACCTCACGCCGCTGTCCGCGCTGGCGCTGGCGGTGCTGGCCGAGCGCGTAGGCATTCCGGCCGGAGTGTTCAACGTGGTCACCGGCATGCCGACCGGCATCGGTGAAGAGCTGACCGGCAACCCGGTGGTGCGCAAGATTTCCTTCACCGGCTCGACACCGGTCGGCCGCCTGCTGATGCGCCAGAGCGCTGAACACATCAAGCGCCTGAGCCTGGAACTGGGTGGCAACGCGCCGTTTATCGTCTTCGATGACGCCGATCTGGAGCAGGCGGTGGCGGGCATCATGCTCAGCAAATTCCGTAACGCAGGGCAAACCTGCGTGTGCGCCAACCGGATTCTGGTGCAGAACGGCATTTACGACCGTTTCGCGGCGCGATTGGTAGAAGAGGTCGCCAAGCTCAAGGTCGGCAACGGTCTGGAAGACGGCGTGACGATTGGACCGCTGATTAATCCGGCAGCGGTCAGCAAGGTTGCCCGGCACATCGACGATGCGCTGAATCAGGGGGCGAAGTTGCTGTACGGCGAGCGTCCCGACGGTGAAAGCCAGTTCGTGCAGCCAACCGTGCTGGGCGATACTCACGCAGGCATGCTATTGGCCAACGAAGAAACGTTCGGCCCGGTCGCTCCGCTGATGCGCTTCACCGACGAGGCCGAAGCGCTCGCGCTGGCCAACGCTACGCCTTACGGCCTGGGCGCATATTATTTCACCCAGGACCTACGTCGCTCATGGCGTTTCGGCGAAGCGCTGGAGTTCGGCATGGTCGGCCTCAACACCGGCATCATTTCGATGGAAATCGCC